The genomic window CCAGGCGAGCGCCGTAACTGCCAGCACCGCCGCGACGCCGCCGACCAGCAGCCCCTCGATCAGGTGCGGCATCCGGATAAAGGACCGGGTGGCGCCCAAGAGCCGCATCACGCTGATTTCGTCGCGCCGGGCGAACATGGCGACCCGCACCGCGTTGAGGATGTTGAACAGCGTGCCTACCAAGAGCAGCGCGACCATGCCGTAGCCCACTGCCCGCACCGCCGTGAGTGCGCGCACCGCCGAGTCCACGTAGGTTTCGCCGTATTCCACGCTTTCCACGCCGGGAAGCGCCTCGACCGCCGCCGCCACGCCGCGCGAATCTTCGAGCCGCGCGACCCGCAGCCGCAGCGTGTCGGGAAACGGGTTGCCGGTCAGCGCGGTGGCCTCGCGGGTGTAGGGGTAGTCGCGGGTCATTTCCTTGAGGACTTCCTCGCTGCTCACCAGCCGGGCCTGCGACACCTGCGGGTAGGCGCGGGCCGTCCTGAGCAGCAGTTCCTCATCGGCAGCGGGCGTCAGGTAGGCCGCCACCTCCACCTGCGATTCGAGGCGCTCGAGCGTGCGGTTCACGTTGAGCGTGAGCAGCAGCACCCCGCCGAGGGTGAGCAGGGTCAGCGTCATGGTGGTCAGGGTGGAGAGGGTGGCGGTCAGGTTGGCACGCATGGCGAGCAGGGCCTGACGGAAGTGGTAATTCACAGGGCGTACGCCCAGATGGTCGTCACGCACCAGCTTGCCCCGGCGCAGGGTCAGGGTGCGGTGGCGGTAGGTCTCGACGAGGTCGCGGGCGTGGGTCGCCACCACCACCGTCGTGCCGCGCAGGTGCACGCCCTGAAGCACCCGCAGCACCTCGCGGCTGTGGTCGGGGTCGAGGTTGCCGGTCGGCTCGTCGGCGAGCAGCAACGGCGGGTCCGACACGATGGCGCGGGCGATGGCGACGCGCTGCTGCTCACCGAGCGAAAGCTGCATGGGCAGGGCGTGCTTCTTGTGTTCGAGGCCCACCAGCCGCAGCGCCGCCGACACCCGCTCGGGCCACTCGCGCCCCGGCACGCCGATGACCCGCAGCGCGAAAGCCACGTTGTCGTAGGCGTTGAGGTGCGAAAGCAGCAGATTGTCCTGAAACACCGTGCCCATGTGCCGGCGCAGCAGCGGCGTGCGGCGGCCCCGGTAGTGCGAGAGCGGCTGCCCCGCCACCCGCACCTCGCCCCGGGTGGGCAGCGCCCGCTTGAGAATCAGGTTCATGAAACTGCTTTTGCCCGCGCCCGAGTGCCCGACGAGGTAGACGAACTCGCCCTTGGTGACGCTGACCGTCAGGTTGTCGAGGGCCAGGGTGTGGGTCGCGGGGTACTCCAGGGTGACCTGCCGAAACTCGATCACGCCGCTCTCCGGGAAAGGTCCCACGTCGGGCGCGGCGGCAGGGGGCAGGGCAAAAGAAATGGTGGCAGCATGCTCATTGGTCAGCATAGCCCACCCCCTGCGGGCAACCATGAAGAGTGGATGCGGGCGCTTCTCATCTCTACTCCGTTGCAGTCGCGCCCAGCGCAGCCCCGGCGCGGGGACGCTCAAACAGATTTCATGCCACCGTGACCCCCGCCGCCTATTGTGGGTCAATGAATCGCAACCGCATTGCTCTGGTGGCGGGCACCCTCGCCCTCACCGCCGCCGTGGCCGCCGCGCAGATGGGCGGCTACACTTCTCAGACGCTCGCCAATACGCCCGAAGGCAAAAGCCTGGTCCAAGTGCTCAACGACCTCAACCGCTATTACCTCTACCCGGTCAACCAGGACAAGGTGCTGCGCGGCGCGATCACGGGGGCGCTCGCCAGCCTCGACGACGAATTCACCTACTACACCGAACCCGAAGACAACGCGGTGGCCGAGCAGGACCTCTCGGGATCGTTCGGCGGCATCGGGGTGACGCTGGTGGCCGCCAACAGTGACGGCTCCGGCGGCAAGGTGGACAACGTCTTCAAGGACAACCCCGCCTTCAAGGGCGGCGTGCACATCGGCGACGTGTTTCTCAAGATCGGCGACAAGGACGTGACGGGCGCCAAGCTCAACGACATCGTCAAGCTGGTGCGCGGTCCTATCGGCTCGGAGGTGGACGTGACCTTCGGGCGCAACGGCAAGCCCTACACCGTCAAGCTCAAGCGCGACAAGGTCAACGTCATCAGCGTCGAAAAGACCATCTTGCCCGGCAACATCGGCTACGTGGCGCTCAACACCTTCTACAACGAGCAGGCGAGCGCGCAGTTCCGCGCCGCGATTGCCGACATGAAAAAGGCCAATGTGCAGAAGCTGATTCTCGACCTGCGTGACAACGGCGGCGGCCTGCTGAGCGCCGGGGTGGACGTGGCCGACCAGTTCCTGCAAAGCGGCCCCATCGTCAGCCTACGCGAGCGCGGCGGTCAGCCCGAGGTGTACGGCAGCGCCCGCAAGCAGGCGACCGACTACACCGGCAAACTGGTGCTGCTCGTCAACAAGAACAGCGCCAGCGCCAGCGAAGTGGTCGGCGGCGCCCTTCAGGACAACAAGCGCGCCACCATCATCGGCGAGCAGACCTTCGGCAAGGGCGTGGCGCAGGTGCCGATCACCCTGCCCGACGGCGGCAAGGTCGCCATCGTCAACAGCGCCTGGATTACCCCCAAGGGGCGCGAGATTCACAAGAAGGGCATTACGCCGGACATCGTGGTCAAGGACACCCGCTTCCCGGTGCCGCTCAACTTCAGCGGCAGTGGCGTGGCGCCCGGCACCACCCTGACCCTCACCGTCGGCGACCAGCCGGTCAAGGTCACCGCCGACAAGGACGGCAAGTTCACCTACGTGGGCGAAATCAAGCGCCGTGACCGCAGCGACGTGCAGGGCCAGGCCGTGGTGGACGTGGAACACGACGCCATCCTGAAAAAGGCGCTGGAAACGCTGAAGTAACCGAGTTTGAGAATAGAAAATGGCGAGCCTGAGTATTAAGTCAGGCCCGCCATTTTCTATTCAAAGGCAGCTTGTCAAATATCTCTTTCTCATTCTACAAGCTACCTATCGGTTCGTGTTGTACCCCATTCCTTTAAGGAAGGGCACTACGCAAGTGAGCTGGCGTAGTGCAGTGTTAATACCCCTAGCAGGAAAAATGTAATGTGATTGAAAAATGTCTACAGCAAATCTTTGCTTAGTAGAGAAGAGCTCAGCAGTAATCAATCCCAATTGACCGTAGCGGCGCAGATCATCATTTTGGCCGATAACTTGCCAATTCTCACTGACTCGACGCCGTTGGTCAGCCTGCCACACGACGGGTATTCTCGCCCCATTACGATAACCGTATGCAGCAAAATCCCCATCTGGAATATAGAGACTTACATTGGCCGTCCGGGAATCTACACAAAAAACGTACATTTCCATATTTCCATTACTACTTTGCAAAACTACGGCTTTATCCTGCACATTCTCTGCAAAACTAGGCGAGGTTACAAGGCGCACGTCGCCATAACGAACCGATTGAGCAGAACCAAAACCACACATTGCAAATATAATTGCTAGGGATAAATTTCGCACAACTTTAAGATAAACAGAAAGTTTGTATAGCACTACCCCCTATGGGGAGTATCAAGAGGCATATGAAGCATTACACCCGCGTGAGGTCTTTCGGCAGCGGCAGGAACTCGATTTCCGGGTGCTGCTCGGCGGTGTATTCGAGGTCGTATTTGCTGCGAAACAGCATGACCGGGCGGCCCTGGTCGTCTTCCACGTGTCGGGCAAAGCGGGCCACGCCCTCGGGGTCGCCGGCCAGCCAGCGCACCAGCGCGTAGCTCGTGACGTGCAGCTCGACCTCCACACCGTATTCCTCGCTGAGCCGGGCCTGGAACACCTCGAATTGCAGCGGGCCGACTGCGCCGAGGTAGGGGTCACGCGCCCCGTCGGTGGGGTAAAAGACCTGCACCACGCCTTCCTCGGCGAGCTGGGTCAGGCCCTTCATGAACGCCTTGCGCTTGCCCACGTCCTTCAGGGCGATGGTGGCAAACGTCTCGGGCGTAAAGCGCGGGAAGCTCGGCAGCGTCACCTTGCCGTCCACGCTCACCACGTCGCCGATCTGGAACACGCCGGGGTTCACAAGGCCCACGATGTCGCCGGGGTAAGCTTCCTCCACCTTTTCGCGGTCCTGGGCGAACAGGGTGTGCGCCTGCGAGAGCCGCAGCTTGCGCCCGGTGCGGGTGTGGGTCACGTCCATGCCGCGCTCGAAATGG from Deinococcus radiodurans R1 = ATCC 13939 = DSM 20539 includes these protein-coding regions:
- a CDS encoding cell division protein FtsX, yielding MRANLTATLSTLTTMTLTLLTLGGVLLLTLNVNRTLERLESQVEVAAYLTPAADEELLLRTARAYPQVSQARLVSSEEVLKEMTRDYPYTREATALTGNPFPDTLRLRVARLEDSRGVAAAVEALPGVESVEYGETYVDSAVRALTAVRAVGYGMVALLLVGTLFNILNAVRVAMFARRDEISVMRLLGATRSFIRMPHLIEGLLVGGVAAVLAVTALAWGYQVLAGRLALFAPIFPVVTDWDVLWPLLIGVGLLGVLVGLVGSLFATRRYLRELE
- a CDS encoding S41 family peptidase, coding for MNRNRIALVAGTLALTAAVAAAQMGGYTSQTLANTPEGKSLVQVLNDLNRYYLYPVNQDKVLRGAITGALASLDDEFTYYTEPEDNAVAEQDLSGSFGGIGVTLVAANSDGSGGKVDNVFKDNPAFKGGVHIGDVFLKIGDKDVTGAKLNDIVKLVRGPIGSEVDVTFGRNGKPYTVKLKRDKVNVISVEKTILPGNIGYVALNTFYNEQASAQFRAAIADMKKANVQKLILDLRDNGGGLLSAGVDVADQFLQSGPIVSLRERGGQPEVYGSARKQATDYTGKLVLLVNKNSASASEVVGGALQDNKRATIIGEQTFGKGVAQVPITLPDGGKVAIVNSAWITPKGREIHKKGITPDIVVKDTRFPVPLNFSGSGVAPGTTLTLTVGDQPVKVTADKDGKFTYVGEIKRRDRSDVQGQAVVDVEHDAILKKALETLK